One genomic window of Anaeromicrobium sediminis includes the following:
- a CDS encoding aldo/keto reductase → MKYRVVPKTGDEISTIGFGCMRLATRLGRIDEKKAEEQIRYAIKEGVNYFDTAYPYHNGESERFLGKVFKDRSLREKVKIATKLPPWLVKKREDMDSILKEQLSKLQLDSIDYYLVHGIMDQETWNRMKSLGVLEFLSDAKKKGHVKHVGFSAHCDIQAFKNIVDDYDWDMCQIQYNILDENNQAGTEGLKYAAERDIAVFIMEPLRGGSLSNKVPKEVKGLWDTAKVKRNPAEWALKWIWNHEEVTCVLSGMNNDEHIRENINGANTTETNSLSKEEVELIEKVRDKYKELTKIPCTGCAYCMPCPAGVNIPECFSKYNDKYMFGTINARLMYEIGMGGLTGGELARASQCVNCGKCEKHCPQHIEIRKELKKVSSEFDDVTGKVLNWVGKRMMKRKSN, encoded by the coding sequence ATGAAATATAGAGTTGTACCTAAAACAGGGGATGAGATTTCAACAATAGGTTTTGGATGTATGCGTTTAGCAACCAGATTAGGACGGATAGATGAAAAGAAAGCAGAAGAACAGATTCGATATGCTATTAAAGAAGGTGTCAATTATTTTGATACGGCATATCCATATCATAATGGTGAAAGTGAAAGGTTTTTAGGGAAGGTCTTTAAAGATAGAAGCTTGAGAGAAAAAGTTAAGATAGCTACAAAACTTCCACCCTGGTTAGTTAAAAAGAGAGAAGATATGGATAGCATACTTAAAGAGCAACTGAGTAAATTACAGCTGGATTCAATTGATTATTATCTAGTTCATGGTATTATGGACCAAGAAACTTGGAATAGAATGAAATCTTTGGGCGTACTTGAATTTCTTAGTGATGCAAAAAAGAAAGGACATGTTAAACATGTAGGATTTTCAGCTCACTGCGATATTCAGGCTTTTAAAAATATTGTGGACGATTATGACTGGGATATGTGTCAGATTCAATATAATATACTTGATGAAAACAATCAGGCTGGAACTGAAGGATTAAAATATGCTGCTGAAAGGGATATTGCAGTATTCATTATGGAACCCCTTCGAGGTGGTAGTCTCTCTAATAAGGTTCCAAAGGAAGTCAAGGGATTATGGGACACGGCAAAGGTTAAAAGAAACCCAGCTGAGTGGGCTCTCAAATGGATATGGAACCATGAAGAAGTTACATGTGTTTTATCAGGAATGAACAATGACGAACATATAAGAGAGAACATTAATGGTGCCAATACAACTGAAACAAATAGTCTATCAAAAGAGGAAGTGGAATTGATTGAGAAAGTAAGGGATAAATATAAGGAATTAACTAAGATTCCATGTACAGGATGTGCTTATTGTATGCCTTGTCCAGCAGGTGTAAACATTCCTGAGTGCTTCAGCAAATATAACGATAAATACATGTTTGGAACTATAAATGCAAGATTGATGTATGAAATAGGTATGGGGGGCCTTACAGGTGGAGAACTAGCTAGGGCATCACAATGTGTAAATTGTGGGAAGTGTGAGAAGCATTGTCCACAGCATATTGAAATCAGAAAGGAACTGAAAAAAGTGTCATCAGAATTTGACGATGTAACGGGTAAGGTTCTTAACTGGGTTGGGAAACGAATGATGAAGAGAAAAAGCAATTAG
- a CDS encoding helix-turn-helix domain-containing protein, which translates to MDRIVEIHSISVFHELLGYEKPKHPLITLIDFNNMKPRIEYINTKYVTGYYTIALKKGKGCGMKYGRGYYDFSEGSLMFLSPGQVAVVEESSSEMEGWMLCFHPDLIRGSSLGNKIDEYTFFSYDTSEALHLSENEKEVITNIVQSIKKEYSQNIDIYSQDLIVSNIEMLLNYSKRFYGRQFITRNNVNKDLITRFHMLLRRCFEEENLVEKGIPTVKYIAKEMGYSTNYLSDLLKKETGKNTQEHIQFQLVEMAKNLLLGTNEPISQIGFMLGFEYPSHFSKFFKQKTGMSPVSYRKKS; encoded by the coding sequence ATGGATAGAATAGTAGAAATACATTCAATTTCAGTTTTTCATGAACTATTAGGGTATGAAAAGCCCAAACATCCATTGATTACACTGATTGATTTTAATAATATGAAACCTAGAATAGAATATATTAATACTAAATATGTGACAGGATATTACACAATTGCCTTAAAGAAAGGTAAAGGCTGTGGAATGAAATATGGTCGTGGCTATTATGACTTTAGTGAAGGTAGTCTCATGTTTTTAAGTCCAGGGCAAGTGGCTGTTGTAGAGGAGAGTTCAAGTGAGATGGAGGGGTGGATGCTATGCTTTCATCCAGACTTGATTAGAGGAAGTTCACTGGGTAACAAAATAGATGAGTATACTTTTTTTTCTTATGATACCAGTGAAGCCCTTCACTTATCAGAGAATGAAAAAGAAGTTATCACAAATATTGTTCAATCCATCAAAAAAGAATATAGTCAAAATATTGACATATATAGTCAAGATTTAATTGTCTCAAATATTGAAATGCTACTAAATTATTCTAAGCGGTTTTATGGAAGACAATTTATAACTAGAAATAATGTAAATAAAGATCTGATAACACGATTTCATATGTTGCTGAGAAGATGCTTTGAAGAGGAAAATCTAGTAGAAAAGGGTATTCCCACAGTTAAATATATTGCAAAAGAAATGGGCTATTCAACAAATTATCTAAGTGACTTGCTAAAGAAGGAAACTGGAAAGAATACTCAAGAGCATATACAATTTCAATTAGTTGAAATGGCAAAAAATCTTTTATTGGGAACTAATGAACCAATATCTCAGATAGGATTTATGCTTGGATTTGAATATCCTTCCCATTTCTCAAAATTCTTCAAACAAAAGACGGGCATGTCTCCTGTGTCATATCGAAAAAAATCATAA